TCAATATTGTGTTAAGGAACATACATGCAAAGAAGAATGCTGAAACTCCTGCAATTATCAAACTTGCTATTAATAAACCCTTTTCTCTATTTGAAAACAGATACATCTGAAATAGTCCAACAGCTACAGATAATATATATACAGGCCAAGTATACTCTGCAAAATACCAATTTGTTGCAACCTCGAACATAAAGAGTAGTCCGATAGTTGTAATAATTCCTCCGGGTATGAGTAGTCCGGGCTTTCTTCCTGTTAAGAAATAACTGAATTCAAAAGTCAACCCAAACAGAAGTACTATAAACACCCAAAGATCTCCGGTGTTCAAATCCAGAAAATTTATACCAAACAGCATTTTTAAAACCAGTAGCAAAGCACCCACAGCTATGAGTAATGTGCCTACCAAAGAATAATTTTTTTTCATAATATCCCTCTCTTTTTTAATTTCTATTGAGCTTATTTTTAATTACATTGATTATACATAATTTTGTTATTTTTTGTCTGACTCTTCTAGATACGAATTTTATTTTTTTAACTGGAAATAATATGCCTATTATTCAAAAACAGGAGTTGAGTACCATTAAGAAGAGAGGCAGGTTATTATTACTTATTATCAGTGTCCTTATTAGTTTATTTTGCATTTTTATCTGGAAAAACGTTTATGATGCCAGCTATACTCCTGAAGGCCCTCAGGCGAATATTTCATGTATTTTAAAGAAAAATAAACTTAGCAGTGAAGATTATTCTTTTTTATTTAAACAAACAGGCCTTTCTCAAACAGCTATTGATGAGTTTCGTTTATCCTCTGATGGTAATGAAAAAATACTTTCAATTCAGAGTAACTATTTTAAAAGAAACAAGATATTCAGAGAGCAACTGAACCCTTTTACAGTTCAGGAATCAATTCTTGTTAACGGCTCTTTAAGCAGGTTTATTCAAATGGCGCCGGTTAAAAATGGGGACATACTTTTGACTAAATCCTGCTACACCCTTTACTGGAGGCATGGACACTGTGGAATTGTTATTGATGCTAAAAAAGGAATAACTTTGGAATCTCTTACACCGGGAAGCCACAGTATAAAACAGGATATATCCAAGTGGCAGTACTTTCCAACCTTTAAGATTTTAAGGCTTAAAAATGCAGATCAGAAAAAGCTTGATGAAATCGCAGCTTTTGCAGCTAAAAATCTTGCAGGTATAAAATATGGCATTTGCTCTCCTAAGCGCTACGATGATACCAAGCCAAAGGTGGAGAACTGCTCACAAATGATATGGCAGGCATATTACCACTATGGATATGATATAGACGGAAATAAAGGCTTATTGGTGACACCTTCCGATTTAGCAAAGAGTGATCTTTTTGAAGTGGTCCAAACATTTGGATTCCCTCCGGATAAACCTTGGTGATTTTTATAAAATGATAATGCTTGTCAATAATATCAATACTGAAAACAGCATGGCAAAATAATCCGGACAAAAAAAGCGATATGTCTTATACCCGCTGTCCTTCTTTCTTAAATTAAACCCTCTTAATTCAGCAGATATTGCACTACCCTCAATGCGTTTTACGGAGGATATGAGAAGGGGAACACACAGTGGGAGCAGTAACTTCAGCTTCTTCACAGGGTTTTTTGTATCAAATTCAACTCCCCTTGCAGTCTGGGCTTCGATTATACCCGTCATCTCATTTTCAAAAATGGGTATAAATCTCAGGGCTGTTATAAACGCAAAGGTGTACTTGTACGGTATATGAAGTTTTTGTACCATAACATTGGTAAGATCGCTCATTCTGGTAACTGTCAGAATTATAACCAAAGGCATGGTAGCCCCTACAAGTCTCAAAACAAGCATTATACTAAATTTCAAACCTGTATCTGTAATGTACAAATTGAACGGAAGATTCAAAAGGGTATTTCCTGTTCTGATGAAAAAAACCTGTAATAAAAAAAGTACAATTCCTATTTTAAATAGTGTAAGCAGCAAAGAAAATGCCCTGTCAACTATTCCAGCAAGATAGGCTATAAAAAGGTTTACAACAATAATTCCAATTGTACAATAAATGTTACTGTTGGCAAAGCTGCTCAAGCAAAGCAAAAAAGCAATTACCATTTTTGATAGAGGGTTTAACCTGTGTATAACGGTCTCACCCTGACTGTATTCTAAAATGCCCTTCACATTATACACCCTCTCTCTTGGCTTTTTGTGATATAATTCCTGTCATTTCATCCAATGTAAATACACCCTCAAAGCCTTTACCAAGCCGTATAGCAAGTTCGGCTATCTGAGGTGGGGCTAGGGATGCCTCCTCTAATACGTCCGTCCGGGACATTACCCTGCGGCAAATATCATCAGCAAGTATACGGCCTTCACCCACCACAATTATCCTTTGTACAAAATCAGCTACCAGTTCCATATCGTGGCATACCATGACAACGGTAGTTCCGTTGATGTTCAGTTCATTTACAATTTCCATTATATGCATACATTCCTTATAGTCTAACCCGGTAGTGGGTTCGTCCAATACCAGTATTTCAGGAGACAAAGCCAGTACTGATGCAAGCGCAACTTTCTGTCTCTCTCCCCTGCTCAAAGAAAAGGGATCCTTGTCAGCGGTCAAACCAAATTTCTCTATTGTGTTCCTGCACCTTTTTTCTATATCAGCATTGTCTGTCAGAATACATTTTAGGCCGAATTCTATCTCTGCCTTAACTGTGTTGCGGCAAATCTGCCTGTCGGGGTTTTGAAACAAAAATCCTACATGCCTTGCCAGTTCACTTGTCCTTGTTACTGAGGTATTAAGGTTCGCAATGGTGACTACACCCGAGGTAGGTTTCAGTAAGCCGTTTAGCAGCTTCATAAGAGTAGTCTTTCCTGCACCATTTCTGCCTACAATAGCAACAAATTCTCCTTTTGTTACGGAAAGACTTATATTGTTCAGAATATTCATTTTGTCATATGCGAAGCACACGTTGTCGAACATTATCACCCGATCACCCCCCTAACCATGGTTTCAGCTTCCATTATATTGACGGGAACCGGTCCATTGTATATTTTGAGCTGATTAAGATTGTTTGCCAGAGATGCTACCCTTGGGCAGTTAACACCAATATTAGTCAATCTGGTGGTGTCACTCAGCACCTCTTTTGGTGTCCCCTCCAGATAGATTTCACCGCTGTCCAAAATTATGATTCTCTTGGAAAACTCGCTGAGCAACATTATTTTTTGTTCAACAACTATAATTGTTATGTTCAGAGTTTTGTTCAGCATTTTCAACATGTTATATATTTGCAGGCTACTCTGTGGGTCGAGTTCAGCAGTTGGCTCGTCAAGTACCAGTATATCAGGCATCATTGCAACCACTGCCGATATGGCAACCTTTTGCTTTTGACCACCGCTTAGTGTATTGATGTTTCTATATCGTAAATCTTCTATACCTACCATTTTAAGGATATCTGTTATTCTCTGCTCGATTTCTTCTTTCGGTACTCCGAAATTTTCCAGACCAAATAATATCTCATCTTCAACAACTGAGGATACCATCTGCCCGTCAATATCCTGAAATACACTTCCTACGCTCAATGCCAACTGTGTCGGTGATGAATCAACAGTATCCTGCCCCTTCACCCTGACCTCACCATAAAAATCACCTTCATAGTGATGTGGAATAACTCCGTTAACTGCATAGGTAAAGGTCGACTTGCCTGCTCCGCTATTTCCTATGATACCTACGAAATCACCTTTTTGGATAGAGAGATTCTTTATTGTTAATGCAGGCTTTTCACCTGTTTTATATTTAAATGAGAAATCCTTGAACTCAATCATCTTTTCCACGTCCCAATGCCAGTTTTACAGGTATATAAAGGATCTGAACTATTACCGCATTTACTATAGCAGTTAACAGTATCATTATTGAAAACATACTGAAGGGTATTGCCTCTACATCCGCACCTGCATAAAATGCAATATACAATACTCCAAGATAAGTAAGGCCACTTGCCAGAGTACTCAGGAAAGTACCTAATACGGGTTTTAATAATGAATAGGTTTTAAACTTCAGAGGTAGGCTAATAAGAACAGCCATTACAAAAGCACCTAAGGGCTCACTTATTAAATTTATGTACGGTGTCCCCGGGAATACCTGACAGATGGCCCCTGCTATAATGCCTATGATTATAGCTTCAGATAACCTTGGCTTTATTATAAGAATTGCCAGACAATACATTGCAATAATAAAATTTGGCTTCATACCAGCATTGAACATAGAGCCCACGAAGAACTTAAGTACAGCCCCAGTTGCCAGTAACACACCTACAAGAATTACGTCGGAAATAGTAAGTCCTGCTTTTTTCTCTTTTAGAACTACTCTTTTTTCCATAAAAAAACCTCCATCAATATTTTTTTGAGTAGAGGTTTTGAATTTGTATTTATTATTTTAAGCAGCCAAGCTAAATACAACCTATTAAGCCAATAGGCGTACTCATCCTTTTCTGTTTCTGATCTCATCTAATCTAAACTCGTCTCTTCTCGTCTCTACTTGTAAAGAATATAACATTCATCGGCAAGGCTTGTCAATATAAGACAATAAATATTATAATTTGTAAATAATTTACAACCATTTACAAATTTATTTATTAAATACTTTATTGTAATAATTTGTATCCAATATTTTTGCAGAGTACGTAAACATATTGTTTACACGTTGTGAAATATCTGCCCTGTATTGTTTGTTTGCAGTTTCTTTTGTTTCTCCTTCTGCCAAAATAAATTTACCATTTTTTGAATTGTAGCGGGCTTTATCTGTAAGCCAGCTCCAGTTTGAGAACACAACAAGTGGTGGTTCATCTGAAAGTATATCTCTTCCCATTAGTAATCTGGAATCATATTCCACACCCATCAGGTTAGAAATTGTAGGCAATATGTCCAGACTGGCACAGGGCTTGTTTATTTCTTCAGATTTTATTCCCTTTGACCATAAAATAAATATTCCCTTGTAAAGTTCGAAATTTGTCTCCACAGGGTGCCCTGCAAGTTCACTTATTTCGCTGTTTGTAAGTCCGTAGGGATAGTGATCGGGGCTTATAGCAATAAGTGTATCTTCAGCAAGCCCGGATTTTTCAAGTCTGGCAATTAACTCTCCCATAGCCCTGTCGAATTCTATATTGCAAGCAAGATAAGCTTTAACTGCACGTGAATATGGCAAGTTTTTGACAAGCTCTCTATTTTTTTCTGCCATGGCATTTCCGTTAAATGTATACATCAAGTGTCCGCTGACAGTCATATAATATGTGTGAAAAGGTGTTTTCCCTATATAGTCATCTGTGGTCTTCTGAATCATTTCAAGGTCTGATTCCGGCCAAGATTTTGTCATTTCAAGTCCATTACCAACAGCTTTAAAAGCATATCCCATATTTGGGTGGGATACATCCCTGTGATAATAGGTATAAGAGTGGTCGTGGTATGCACGTGTACCATATCCAAGCTTTTTTAACTGGTTTCCCATACAAAATGGCATATAGTTTCTTCCCGAAACATAGAAGCTCCATATTCCGGGCTTTGGTATCAGTGAATTGCAAGCTACATATTCTCCGTCAGATGTACTTACTCCCCATATAGGCGTATAAAATTCGGTAAATCTGAAACCTTCCTCAGACATTTTATACAGTGTTGGTGTCAAATCCTTGTTTACCGCATATGGCGAAAATCCCTCAGCAGTTATCATTATCAAGTTTTTACCCTTGAAGATTCCGGTGTATTTATTCTTTTTAGTCGGTTTGACAGATTTAAAGTATCCGTGCATCGAAGCAATGGTAGAGTCGCTTTCTCCTGCTATAAGTTTGTCAAAATCAATGTCCATTATATTATACTCTTTGCTTGGTTCCGGAGTAGAATTGACTTTATCATTCGAAGAATTCTTGCTTTCATCAAGCCGGGGTTTTCCAGTACTTTCCTGACTTTGCTTTGCTGACTGATATGGAGTCCCCATTCCTTTGTTATCGTCAACAGCAGTCATTTGTTCTTCTTCTCCACCGTCATCGATGCTTGTAAATCCAAAAACCAAATGCTTTACATCCAAGCGTGAAGTAGTAAGCATACCGAATCTGTTTACTGCCAAATCTGGTATAACTGCTTTTGAATAAAGAAAGCTTGTACTGAGCTCTCCGGTATTTGACATAGAAACTAGAATTGTAGCTGCCACCTGAAAACATATCATGCCCCCTGCCAAAAATGCTTTCCGCTTTCCCGTGGTCTTTTTCGCAAGAAAAAGAATCCTACCGAAAATAAGCAGAAATAAAATTGGTACCAGTAGTAAAAATATAGCACCGGCATTGTTTTTTACGGCAATGAGTACCTCCTGCCAGAATTGGAGTACCTGATTTGTACCGTTTAGTGAGAATAAAGCCAAAAAGGTACTGAATATTTGATAGTAAACAATCTGGACTATATATACGAATGTTAGAAATACAGTAAGAAATATGGACAGAATTCTGTTCACTCTGCTGTTGAATAAGCTACATAATAAATATAACAATATCCCAGCCGGAATTGAAAATAAAACCATATATATAAAACCAATGTTGAATAGTTCTTTAAATACAGCTAATTTAAATACTGACTCAAGATAAATAATAGATATAGGAAAAAACAATATTGAGCCATAATGTTGTAAGCGGTCTATTTTTTTATCCACACACATTCCTGCTCTCTAATAAATTTGTAATAACATTTGTACATTTATTATCAGTAAATCCGCTGACAATATGATATGTCAGCGATACTTTTTTATTGGTACTTATGGGTTGTTATGCCTTTTAATGTCCTTTATTTTCCTTCTATAAAATATGTTGCTTCCATGTCTGCCGTACATAGTGCAAATGCCAGCGGAAATTGCTCAAATGCATCTCCTATGCATCTTTTATCTTCACAGCCCGAAAAGCCCATGTGATAACGTATAGCAAAGGCTTCCTCTCTAGTCAGCTTCATAAACCCAGTTATTATGTATACTGATTTTTCACCATGTCCATAAGGCAGCCTGTCATCATACTCATAAGTTGGAACGGTCTGCCAAACGCCACGTTCATCCTTCACATTCCGGGTTCCCGGCCTGTAACAGTTTATTTTACATAAATCATGTAAAAGTGCAGATATTGCAATGGTTTCCGAATCGTAGTTTAAACCATAGATATCCTTTACTCTTGTCCTTGAAAGGTAATCAACCAAACATTCATATACATTTATACTATGTTCAACTAAACCACCTTCGTAAGAGCCGTGAAACCTTGTACTCGCCGGGGCAGTAAAGAAATCACTTGATTTGGACAGCATGTATTCCAAAAGTTTGTCGGCTCCGTCACGTTTAATATATGTATTATATAATTCAATATATCTATCTTTTAAATTCATATGTAACCCCTTCACTTGGATAATTCTAATTTAAACACAGTTAACAAGCTATTTTATTATAATATTTTTATAAGAATCAAAACAAGAGTAACTTTAAAAAAGCTGTACAGTACCTGAACCTCAGGAAAACTGTACAGCTCCATAAATATTGATTTTTTAATTGTTATACTTCATTAAACTACATTTATTTGGCATTCAACCTTCTGAGAAAAAGGTGTCCCGGTAAATACAAGCTTATGACTTCCCGGTTTTACTGCGGTGAATGTCCAAACTATTAAGTACATGGAATCAGCCGAATTCGGGTGCTCATCCAATATCTCTTTTGAAAGTAACGTAAATGGTATTTCTTCGGGAATGGTGTATTTCCAAGAATAACCAGCAATTCCTCCGCCAATCATTGCTATTTTAAATGTATCACCTTGCTTTACGTTTATTACGGTACCATTTACAGTACTTACATATATATCACATTTAACGGTTTTCAATGGCTCCACATCTGTTTCCCAAGGCTTCCTGTATGTAAACTGAATTGTATACCTACCCGCCATTAATGCTTTAAAAGTCCATACCTTTTGAATAGGCGTACCATCAAGATTTGGAGTGAAACAATAGCTGTCTTCTGAAATTAATGTAGCTGCAGCAACATCCGATATTACATAATCCCACTGATAACCTGTTGACCCGTTTTCCTCTAATGCTATTTGAAAAGTATCATTAAGAAAAGGATAAATACTGCTGTTATCACCGGTACTCGGATATTTTGTTTTAACAGGAAATGTTCTAATCTCTCCGGTGATGAACTTTCCCATTATAGCTAAATCTAATGAATTAACATCCTCATCACCATTTAAATCTGCTGCTTTCAGATTTACTGTACTCGGAACAGTCGTTCCCAATAATATCATTTTCATTTTTGCATAATCAAGAGAATCGACGTTATTATCACTATTGAGATCTCCGAAAAGTGTATAACTTCTCGCCACTCCGTCATCCGTAATAGATGTTTCCGCACGTACTTCTGCAAGAGCAATAACGCTTAAAAACATTACTACAGCCATAAAAACAGAAGTGTACCGTATAACTCTTTTGGACATCCATCTAAAATCTTTTTTCATTAAGTTTCCTCCTTATATAAGCTATTTTCACCTTCTTTTTGCAAAGAAAGTGAAAATAGTCATGATGCTTCATTAAACAACATTTATATCGAATTTCGCACCATTTGAAAAAAATGAGCCCCCTTCAAATATTAACTTATAGCTTCCGGGTCTCACTGCAGTGAATGTCCATTGTGTCAAATTTAGGGCATCTGGTATCCCCGGATTTTCCTCAATGATTTCTTTATTGAGTAAACAAATTGCTGTTTCATCAGTATTGGAATACTTCCAAGTACCCCCGAAGATTCCTCCACTAATAAGTGCTATGTTAAAGGAATCACCTTGCTTTATATTTATTGTTCCACCAACATTACTTACATATAT
This region of Clostridium sp. BNL1100 genomic DNA includes:
- a CDS encoding energy-coupling factor transporter transmembrane component T, whose translation is MKGILEYSQGETVIHRLNPLSKMVIAFLLCLSSFANSNIYCTIGIIVVNLFIAYLAGIVDRAFSLLLTLFKIGIVLFLLQVFFIRTGNTLLNLPFNLYITDTGLKFSIMLVLRLVGATMPLVIILTVTRMSDLTNVMVQKLHIPYKYTFAFITALRFIPIFENEMTGIIEAQTARGVEFDTKNPVKKLKLLLPLCVPLLISSVKRIEGSAISAELRGFNLRKKDSGYKTYRFFCPDYFAMLFSVLILLTSIIIL
- a CDS encoding ABC transporter ATP-binding protein, whose translation is MFDNVCFAYDKMNILNNISLSVTKGEFVAIVGRNGAGKTTLMKLLNGLLKPTSGVVTIANLNTSVTRTSELARHVGFLFQNPDRQICRNTVKAEIEFGLKCILTDNADIEKRCRNTIEKFGLTADKDPFSLSRGERQKVALASVLALSPEILVLDEPTTGLDYKECMHIMEIVNELNINGTTVVMVCHDMELVADFVQRIIVVGEGRILADDICRRVMSRTDVLEEASLAPPQIAELAIRLGKGFEGVFTLDEMTGIISQKAKREGV
- a CDS encoding ATP-binding cassette domain-containing protein, encoding MIEFKDFSFKYKTGEKPALTIKNLSIQKGDFVGIIGNSGAGKSTFTYAVNGVIPHHYEGDFYGEVRVKGQDTVDSSPTQLALSVGSVFQDIDGQMVSSVVEDEILFGLENFGVPKEEIEQRITDILKMVGIEDLRYRNINTLSGGQKQKVAISAVVAMMPDILVLDEPTAELDPQSSLQIYNMLKMLNKTLNITIIVVEQKIMLLSEFSKRIIILDSGEIYLEGTPKEVLSDTTRLTNIGVNCPRVASLANNLNQLKIYNGPVPVNIMEAETMVRGVIG
- a CDS encoding tryptophan transporter, with the translated sequence MEKRVVLKEKKAGLTISDVILVGVLLATGAVLKFFVGSMFNAGMKPNFIIAMYCLAILIIKPRLSEAIIIGIIAGAICQVFPGTPYINLISEPLGAFVMAVLISLPLKFKTYSLLKPVLGTFLSTLASGLTYLGVLYIAFYAGADVEAIPFSMFSIMILLTAIVNAVIVQILYIPVKLALGRGKDD
- a CDS encoding alkaline phosphatase family protein, with protein sequence MCVDKKIDRLQHYGSILFFPISIIYLESVFKLAVFKELFNIGFIYMVLFSIPAGILLYLLCSLFNSRVNRILSIFLTVFLTFVYIVQIVYYQIFSTFLALFSLNGTNQVLQFWQEVLIAVKNNAGAIFLLLVPILFLLIFGRILFLAKKTTGKRKAFLAGGMICFQVAATILVSMSNTGELSTSFLYSKAVIPDLAVNRFGMLTTSRLDVKHLVFGFTSIDDGGEEEQMTAVDDNKGMGTPYQSAKQSQESTGKPRLDESKNSSNDKVNSTPEPSKEYNIMDIDFDKLIAGESDSTIASMHGYFKSVKPTKKNKYTGIFKGKNLIMITAEGFSPYAVNKDLTPTLYKMSEEGFRFTEFYTPIWGVSTSDGEYVACNSLIPKPGIWSFYVSGRNYMPFCMGNQLKKLGYGTRAYHDHSYTYYHRDVSHPNMGYAFKAVGNGLEMTKSWPESDLEMIQKTTDDYIGKTPFHTYYMTVSGHLMYTFNGNAMAEKNRELVKNLPYSRAVKAYLACNIEFDRAMGELIARLEKSGLAEDTLIAISPDHYPYGLTNSEISELAGHPVETNFELYKGIFILWSKGIKSEEINKPCASLDILPTISNLMGVEYDSRLLMGRDILSDEPPLVVFSNWSWLTDKARYNSKNGKFILAEGETKETANKQYRADISQRVNNMFTYSAKILDTNYYNKVFNK
- a CDS encoding HD domain-containing protein codes for the protein MNLKDRYIELYNTYIKRDGADKLLEYMLSKSSDFFTAPASTRFHGSYEGGLVEHSINVYECLVDYLSRTRVKDIYGLNYDSETIAISALLHDLCKINCYRPGTRNVKDERGVWQTVPTYEYDDRLPYGHGEKSVYIITGFMKLTREEAFAIRYHMGFSGCEDKRCIGDAFEQFPLAFALCTADMEATYFIEGK
- a CDS encoding protease inhibitor I42 family protein, with amino-acid sequence MKKDFRWMSKRVIRYTSVFMAVVMFLSVIALAEVRAETSITDDGVARSYTLFGDLNSDNNVDSLDYAKMKMILLGTTVPSTVNLKAADLNGDEDVNSLDLAIMGKFITGEIRTFPVKTKYPSTGDNSSIYPFLNDTFQIALEENGSTGYQWDYVISDVAAATLISEDSYCFTPNLDGTPIQKVWTFKALMAGRYTIQFTYRKPWETDVEPLKTVKCDIYVSTVNGTVINVKQGDTFKIAMIGGGIAGYSWKYTIPEEIPFTLLSKEILDEHPNSADSMYLIVWTFTAVKPGSHKLVFTGTPFSQKVECQINVV